The following proteins are encoded in a genomic region of Methanomassiliicoccales archaeon:
- a CDS encoding isocitrate/isopropylmalate dehydrogenase family protein translates to MTRVAVIEGDGIGPEVVGATMGILKDMDLGLEFVPAEMGLACFERTGEYLPQRTLTTLEGTKAVLFGAITSPVTPDPCYKSPLLQLRRHFDLYANIRPCFPILPEFKLVDLNTVIVRENTEGMYTGREREEGDTIILERVVSEKGCRRIVEKAIKVSRVMGFNKITCVHKANVLRKSDGLFRRVFYEVMQNTGLEANDMIVDAVAAALITKPKCFQCIVTLNLYGDILSDEAAALTGGMGMAPSANIGDRFGLFEPVHGSAPDIAGKGIANPSATILSACLMLEFLKKMDAASRLQSALVQTLTEGDRTRDLGGKLGTAKFAEKVADRLSRN, encoded by the coding sequence ATGACGAGAGTAGCGGTTATCGAGGGCGACGGCATCGGCCCGGAGGTCGTGGGGGCCACCATGGGCATATTGAAGGATATGGACCTTGGCCTGGAGTTTGTGCCGGCGGAAATGGGGCTGGCCTGCTTTGAGAGGACCGGGGAATACCTGCCGCAGAGAACGCTCACCACCTTGGAAGGTACCAAGGCAGTGCTCTTCGGGGCCATAACCTCCCCGGTGACACCGGACCCATGCTACAAGTCGCCGCTTCTGCAGCTGCGCAGGCACTTCGACCTGTACGCCAACATCCGCCCTTGCTTCCCCATCCTTCCCGAGTTCAAGCTGGTGGACCTCAACACCGTCATTGTCCGCGAGAACACCGAGGGCATGTACACTGGGCGGGAGAGGGAGGAGGGGGACACTATCATCTTGGAACGGGTGGTGAGCGAGAAGGGCTGCCGGCGCATCGTGGAGAAGGCCATCAAGGTCTCCCGGGTCATGGGCTTCAACAAGATCACCTGCGTGCACAAGGCCAACGTGCTGCGCAAGTCCGACGGCCTTTTCCGCCGGGTGTTCTACGAGGTGATGCAGAACACGGGCCTTGAAGCGAACGACATGATCGTGGACGCCGTCGCGGCCGCCTTGATAACTAAGCCCAAGTGCTTCCAGTGCATCGTCACGCTGAACCTTTACGGCGACATTCTGTCCGACGAGGCCGCGGCGTTGACCGGAGGAATGGGAATGGCACCTTCGGCAAACATCGGCGACCGCTTCGGCCTTTTCGAACCAGTGCACGGTAGCGCCCCGGACATCGCCGGAAAAGGGATAGCGAACCCCTCGGCGACGATACTGTCGGCCTGCCTGATGCTGGAGTTCTTGAAGAAGATGGACGCGGCCAGCCGGCTGCAGTCCGCGCTGGTGCAGACCTTGACCGAGGGCGATCGGACCAGGGACCTCGGAGGAAAACTGGGGACCGCGAAGTTCGCCGAAAAGGTCGCGGATCGCCTGTCCCGGAATTGA
- a CDS encoding 4Fe-4S dicluster domain-containing protein: protein MTNQLKRGILDLCKDWGIGIVGFASADAWDDPPFTPWPPKEFHPKSIFPGCRTVIVLGLPVTLPILETSPSIWYKELYQNLNSQLDERAYQLSNYLNGEGYASAYIPRDGYGSVELLMENPYAFFSHRHAAYLAGLGTFGLNNMLLTKEYGPRVRFVSVFTTAKVPSGRRMKKGLCIRCHRCQKACPVQAIGDVDYPEASIDKRKCTGRSVDLKKKYRSPCGICIKVCPVGEDRKLYARKDMGLYDGPEKDEALYKAAEHVRKYGSF, encoded by the coding sequence ATGACCAATCAGTTGAAGCGGGGCATATTGGACCTCTGCAAGGATTGGGGCATCGGGATCGTAGGGTTCGCCTCCGCCGACGCCTGGGATGACCCCCCTTTCACCCCTTGGCCGCCGAAGGAGTTTCACCCTAAGTCCATATTCCCTGGTTGCCGCACGGTGATCGTCCTCGGCCTTCCGGTCACTCTGCCGATACTGGAGACCTCTCCTTCTATCTGGTACAAGGAGCTGTACCAGAACCTCAACTCTCAACTGGACGAAAGGGCCTATCAGCTGTCGAACTACCTGAACGGCGAAGGATATGCATCCGCCTACATCCCGCGCGACGGCTACGGGAGCGTGGAACTGCTGATGGAAAATCCGTACGCCTTCTTCTCCCACCGTCACGCCGCCTACCTGGCCGGCCTGGGGACGTTCGGCCTGAACAACATGCTGCTGACCAAGGAGTACGGTCCGAGGGTCCGCTTCGTCTCCGTCTTCACCACGGCCAAGGTGCCTTCCGGCCGCCGCATGAAGAAGGGGCTGTGCATCCGTTGTCATCGATGTCAAAAAGCCTGCCCGGTACAGGCCATTGGCGACGTTGACTATCCGGAGGCGTCCATCGACAAGAGGAAGTGCACCGGGAGGAGCGTGGACCTGAAGAAGAAGTACCGCTCCCCCTGCGGCATCTGCATCAAGGTCTGCCCAGTGGGCGAGGACCGAAAGCTGTACGCCCGGAAGGACATGGGACTGTACGACGGTCCAGAGAAGGACGAGGCTCTGTACAAGGCTGCTGAGCACGTGCGCAAGTACGGCAGCTTTTGA
- a CDS encoding 4Fe-4S dicluster domain-containing protein, translated as MSTTESAIPHPVFDENECKGCGRCVAACPQKVLRLSGRINRRGYNAVEYIGSGCVGCAICFYNCPEPYAIMVQEKGRK; from the coding sequence ATGAGCACAACCGAGAGTGCGATTCCCCATCCGGTGTTCGACGAGAACGAGTGCAAGGGATGCGGCCGTTGCGTGGCCGCCTGCCCGCAGAAGGTACTTAGGTTGTCCGGGCGCATCAACCGCCGCGGATACAACGCCGTCGAGTACATCGGGTCGGGATGCGTGGGCTGCGCTATATGCTTCTACAATTGTCCTGAGCCTTACGCCATCATGGTGCAGGAAAAGGGGAGGAAGTGA
- the vorB gene encoding 3-methyl-2-oxobutanoate dehydrogenase subunit VorB, which translates to MRKFVKGNEAVAIGAVYAGCDVYFGYPITPTSDIAHAVAEYFPQLGRVHLQAECETGAINMIFGAASAGRLAMTASSGPGISLMQEGLSYLAGAQLPAVIVNVMRVGPGLGNIGPEQGDYNQAVKGGGHGNYHSIVLAPASVQEMCDLTMKAFELAFKYRSPAIVLADAVLGQMMEFLSFPEKEAARPEVSAWAVQGDAKTRGNLVSSIYLDNALQEKHNWMLQDKYASMTVDAMAECYRMEDAEILLTGYGVCARIARSAVDRLRDEGVKAGLFRPMTLFPFPESQLRKAAKEKVLVVELSNGQYRDDLLLHLDRKKECQVELINRMGGNMMSVEDVVDKARKMLEGER; encoded by the coding sequence ATGCGGAAGTTCGTGAAGGGCAACGAGGCCGTGGCCATTGGCGCCGTCTACGCCGGCTGCGATGTTTACTTCGGATATCCTATCACCCCGACCAGCGACATAGCGCACGCCGTGGCGGAGTACTTTCCCCAGCTCGGCCGGGTGCATCTGCAGGCCGAGTGCGAGACCGGGGCCATAAACATGATCTTCGGGGCGGCCTCCGCCGGACGCCTGGCCATGACCGCCTCGTCCGGACCGGGGATCTCCTTGATGCAGGAGGGCCTGTCCTACCTGGCCGGGGCCCAGCTGCCGGCGGTCATCGTCAACGTCATGCGCGTGGGACCCGGACTGGGCAACATCGGCCCGGAGCAGGGCGACTACAACCAGGCGGTGAAGGGCGGCGGGCACGGCAACTACCATAGCATAGTGCTCGCTCCCGCTTCCGTGCAGGAGATGTGCGACCTGACCATGAAGGCCTTCGAGCTGGCCTTCAAGTACCGAAGCCCGGCCATCGTACTGGCCGACGCTGTTCTGGGACAGATGATGGAGTTCCTTTCTTTCCCAGAGAAAGAGGCCGCTCGGCCGGAGGTCTCCGCTTGGGCGGTGCAAGGCGATGCCAAGACCCGAGGGAACCTCGTGTCCTCTATCTACCTGGATAACGCCCTGCAGGAGAAGCACAACTGGATGCTGCAGGACAAGTACGCCTCCATGACCGTGGACGCTATGGCCGAATGCTATCGGATGGAGGACGCGGAGATCCTGCTCACTGGATACGGGGTATGCGCCCGCATCGCCCGCTCGGCGGTGGACCGGCTGAGGGACGAGGGCGTGAAGGCCGGGCTGTTCCGGCCGATGACCCTCTTCCCCTTCCCCGAATCGCAATTGCGAAAGGCCGCCAAGGAAAAGGTCCTGGTGGTGGAACTGAGCAACGGCCAGTACCGCGACGACCTGCTGCTGCACCTGGACCGCAAGAAGGAGTGCCAGGTGGAGCTCATCAACCGCATGGGCGGGAACATGATGTCGGTGGAGGACGTGGTCGACAAGGCCAGGAAGATGTTGGAGGGAGAGCGATGA
- a CDS encoding 2-oxoacid:acceptor oxidoreductase family protein codes for MKKATGFYETFDRKEKGTRATHYCPGCGHGIIHKLIAEAMADLGIQDRTVFVSPVGCAAFCFHYFDCGNVAGPHGRASAIATGISRALPNSAVISYQGDGDLGAIGFNNAFQAANRGDHFACFFINNSIYAMTGGQMAPTTMLGQKTTTTPFGRDAAKEGYPLKVCEVLDQLQAPVFIERVSVADTKCIMQAKKAVRKALEIQRDGKGYAFVEFLSPCPTNWHMDPVASAQYVTDVMEKVFPLGCLRDRSSEAALVPFPVPQVTVAQLFDGGHEGDAAQIDPSFKERKFKFSGFGGQGVLSLGLVIAEAAGRAGRFVSWLPSYGPEQRGGYASCSVVVSGREVGSPTVDAPDILVALSQPALDKFFGTVAKNGTVIYEASLTRPEGRDDLRVMAFPAFKVAADAGTPKAANTAFLGALTALGAHGLPEEDVLSALDDSFSAKPALVERNRKVYRAAHDWVNGKP; via the coding sequence ATGAAGAAGGCCACCGGTTTCTACGAGACGTTCGACCGCAAGGAGAAGGGGACCAGGGCCACACACTACTGCCCCGGATGCGGGCACGGCATCATCCACAAGCTCATCGCCGAGGCCATGGCCGACCTGGGGATACAGGACCGCACCGTGTTCGTATCGCCGGTGGGCTGCGCCGCCTTCTGTTTCCACTACTTCGACTGCGGCAACGTGGCCGGACCGCACGGACGCGCATCCGCCATAGCGACCGGCATTTCCCGGGCCTTGCCTAACAGCGCCGTCATCTCCTATCAGGGGGACGGCGATCTGGGCGCCATCGGCTTCAATAACGCCTTCCAGGCAGCCAATCGCGGGGATCACTTCGCCTGCTTCTTCATCAACAACTCCATCTACGCCATGACCGGGGGGCAGATGGCCCCCACGACCATGCTGGGGCAGAAGACGACCACCACACCGTTCGGCAGGGACGCGGCCAAGGAAGGATATCCACTCAAGGTCTGCGAGGTGCTGGACCAGTTGCAGGCCCCGGTGTTTATCGAGCGCGTCTCGGTCGCCGACACCAAGTGCATCATGCAGGCCAAGAAGGCCGTGCGGAAAGCGCTCGAGATCCAGCGGGACGGAAAAGGTTATGCGTTCGTGGAGTTCCTCTCCCCCTGCCCCACCAACTGGCACATGGACCCGGTCGCATCCGCCCAATACGTCACCGACGTGATGGAGAAGGTGTTCCCCCTCGGATGCCTCCGGGACCGCAGCTCTGAGGCGGCGCTGGTCCCCTTCCCCGTTCCCCAAGTGACGGTCGCCCAGCTTTTCGACGGCGGCCATGAAGGGGACGCCGCCCAAATCGACCCCTCGTTCAAGGAGCGCAAGTTCAAGTTCTCCGGCTTTGGCGGGCAGGGCGTGCTCTCCCTTGGACTAGTCATCGCCGAGGCCGCCGGGCGCGCCGGACGCTTCGTCTCCTGGCTACCGAGCTATGGGCCGGAACAGAGGGGCGGGTACGCCTCCTGTTCCGTGGTGGTCAGCGGCCGCGAGGTGGGCTCGCCCACCGTGGACGCCCCTGACATTCTGGTCGCCTTGAGCCAGCCGGCCCTGGACAAGTTCTTCGGCACCGTGGCGAAGAACGGGACCGTGATCTACGAAGCTTCCCTGACCAGGCCGGAAGGGCGTGACGACCTTCGCGTGATGGCCTTCCCCGCTTTCAAGGTGGCAGCGGATGCCGGCACTCCCAAGGCGGCCAACACCGCGTTCCTGGGGGCGCTTACCGCCCTTGGCGCGCACGGTCTGCCTGAGGAAGATGTGCTATCTGCATTGGACGACAGCTTCTCGGCCAAGCCGGCGTTGGTGGAACGGAACCGCAAGGTGTACCGAGCGGCGCACGATTGGGTCAATGGCAAACCGTAA
- a CDS encoding cupin domain-containing protein produces MTSTVKIGTRIRTYRERLNMSVEDLAKNAGVDANLIREAEAGEVYPPIGVMVKISRALGQRLGTFMDDQVREDPVIVRSSDRKEETSAHKDGANGGYHYYPLGKGKTDRHMEPLFIVVQPNEDHTCSSHEGEELVIVVKGEVKLHYGQSNYHLKAGDSMYYNSVVPHHLGAANGDSAEIYAVIYTPF; encoded by the coding sequence TTGACCTCTACTGTAAAGATCGGGACGCGCATAAGGACATATCGCGAACGGCTCAACATGAGCGTAGAGGACCTGGCCAAGAACGCCGGTGTGGACGCGAACCTCATCAGGGAGGCCGAGGCCGGCGAGGTGTACCCGCCCATCGGCGTCATGGTCAAGATCTCCCGGGCTCTGGGCCAGCGCCTGGGGACCTTCATGGACGACCAGGTGAGGGAGGACCCGGTCATCGTCCGCTCCTCCGATCGCAAGGAAGAGACGTCCGCCCACAAGGACGGCGCCAACGGAGGTTACCATTATTACCCCCTGGGCAAGGGAAAGACCGACCGGCACATGGAGCCCCTGTTCATCGTCGTCCAGCCTAACGAGGACCACACCTGCTCCTCCCACGAAGGCGAGGAACTGGTCATCGTCGTCAAAGGTGAGGTCAAGCTGCATTACGGCCAGAGCAACTACCATCTGAAGGCTGGCGATTCCATGTACTACAACTCCGTGGTCCCTCACCACCTGGGAGCGGCCAACGGGGATAGCGCCGAGATCTACGCGGTGATATACACTCCCTTCTGA
- a CDS encoding AMP-binding protein, protein MVRDNITRNATIGQILDEMTERIPDQDAVVYVDRDYRQTWAEFRDTVDKAAKGLMALGVKRGDKVALWATNVPHWVTLQFATAKIGAILLTININYRTAEIDYVLRQSDCEYVFVIDGYRDTDYVQTLYELIPELKEQPRDHLHSDRFPSLRKVFFLGPEKHRGMYSWNELLAMSVQVSGEEFSERQRSLSPHDVVNMQYTSGTTGFPKGVMLTHHNIANNGYWVGVNENFTTKDRVCIPVPLFHCFGCVLGIMACLNHGATMVILEKYDPVNVMMSVVQERCTAVYGVPTMFISILEHKLFSKFDFSTLRTGIMAGSPCPVKTMKECVERMNMNEVTIVYGLTETSPGMTQTRFDEKNLDKKCSTVGQAMPGVEIAVLDPETGRIMGPGEHGELCCRGYNVMKGYYKMPEETAKAIDQEGWLHSGDIGIRDEDGYYAVTGRLKDMIIRGGENIYPKEVEDFLHHIEGVKDVQVVGVPSKKYGELPAAFIILKPGASLAAEDVQDHCRGQIAFYKTPKYVHFLDEYPMTASGKIMKFKLRELSAQLWPEA, encoded by the coding sequence ATGGTCAGAGATAACATTACTCGGAACGCCACCATCGGCCAGATCCTGGACGAGATGACGGAGCGCATACCGGACCAGGACGCGGTGGTCTACGTCGACCGGGATTACCGGCAGACCTGGGCGGAGTTCCGGGATACCGTGGACAAGGCGGCCAAAGGCCTGATGGCCCTCGGAGTGAAGCGCGGGGACAAGGTGGCACTGTGGGCAACCAACGTCCCACACTGGGTCACCCTGCAGTTCGCCACGGCCAAGATCGGCGCGATATTGCTCACCATCAACATCAACTACCGCACGGCCGAGATAGACTACGTGCTCAGGCAGTCCGATTGCGAGTACGTGTTCGTCATCGACGGCTATCGGGACACTGATTATGTCCAAACGCTGTACGAACTGATACCCGAGCTCAAGGAGCAGCCCCGTGACCATTTGCATTCCGATCGTTTCCCGTCCCTGCGCAAGGTCTTCTTCCTGGGGCCGGAGAAGCACCGCGGCATGTACTCCTGGAACGAGCTGCTGGCCATGAGCGTGCAGGTCAGCGGCGAGGAGTTCTCGGAACGGCAGAGATCGCTTTCACCCCACGACGTGGTGAACATGCAGTACACTTCCGGCACCACCGGCTTCCCCAAAGGGGTCATGCTCACCCATCACAACATTGCCAACAATGGCTACTGGGTCGGGGTGAACGAGAACTTTACCACGAAGGACCGGGTGTGCATTCCCGTTCCGCTCTTCCATTGTTTCGGCTGCGTCCTGGGAATCATGGCCTGCCTGAACCACGGCGCTACCATGGTAATACTCGAGAAGTACGACCCGGTCAACGTCATGATGTCCGTGGTGCAGGAGAGATGCACCGCGGTGTACGGCGTACCCACCATGTTTATCTCTATTCTGGAGCACAAGCTGTTCAGCAAGTTCGATTTCTCCACCCTGCGCACGGGCATCATGGCCGGGTCGCCCTGCCCGGTCAAGACCATGAAGGAGTGCGTGGAACGCATGAACATGAACGAGGTGACCATCGTCTACGGCCTCACGGAGACCAGCCCGGGGATGACCCAGACACGGTTCGACGAGAAGAACCTGGACAAGAAGTGCTCCACCGTCGGCCAGGCCATGCCCGGGGTGGAGATAGCGGTCCTTGACCCGGAGACCGGCCGGATCATGGGCCCGGGGGAGCACGGGGAGCTGTGCTGCCGCGGCTACAACGTGATGAAAGGTTACTACAAGATGCCCGAGGAGACGGCCAAGGCCATAGACCAGGAGGGCTGGTTGCATTCCGGGGACATCGGCATACGGGACGAGGACGGGTACTACGCGGTCACTGGACGCCTTAAGGACATGATCATCCGCGGCGGGGAGAACATCTACCCCAAGGAGGTGGAGGACTTCCTCCATCACATCGAGGGGGTGAAGGACGTGCAGGTGGTCGGCGTGCCCTCCAAGAAGTACGGGGAGCTGCCAGCGGCCTTCATCATCCTGAAGCCCGGGGCGTCCCTCGCCGCGGAGGATGTGCAGGACCACTGCCGGGGGCAGATAGCCTTCTACAAGACTCCCAAATACGTGCACTTCCTGGACGAGTACCCCATGACGGCCAGCGGCAAGATAATGAAGTTCAAGCTGCGGGAGCTGTCGGCGCAGCTGTGGCCGGAGGCCTGA
- a CDS encoding dual specificity protein phosphatase, translated as MEWVDGTVVIGDWKDIRRHRLQRRLGIDVSMNARSVFDESFLWIGRRPNLERTMKAADLLLDLSNREVKVMVHCFHGRDRSPFLAMVYLSKKLGIGYEEAFEIVRKGRPRAKFHPEWVEALRETER; from the coding sequence ATGGAGTGGGTCGACGGAACGGTGGTCATCGGCGATTGGAAGGACATCCGGAGGCACAGGTTGCAGCGCCGCCTGGGCATAGACGTCAGCATGAACGCCCGTTCCGTCTTCGACGAGAGTTTTCTATGGATTGGTCGGCGGCCGAACCTGGAGAGGACGATGAAGGCGGCGGACCTGTTGCTCGACCTCTCGAACCGGGAGGTCAAGGTCATGGTGCACTGCTTCCACGGGCGGGACCGCTCTCCCTTCCTGGCCATGGTATACCTGAGCAAGAAACTGGGGATTGGCTACGAGGAAGCTTTCGAGATTGTGCGCAAGGGTCGCCCTCGGGCCAAGTTCCATCCGGAATGGGTGGAGGCGCTGAGGGAGACCGAACGGTAG
- a CDS encoding alpha/beta fold hydrolase has translation MPKADLGDVRLNYEVHGEGDPLVLITGLGGEISFWKKYVPQLSRKHQIIVLDNRGAGETEYPSSLFTMSTLADDIVQLLDSLNVERSHVLGWSMGGNVAQEIAINHRDRVGSLVLMSTYARRPERSAFAIDTMIRTVDEGATFDSLMELMQSWCLPEDYFRRLALAKPAQRRQNGNGKRAAEGFRAQKLALDLFDSHERLCGITSPTLILHGDEDIMVAPHFAVELMNRIEGAEVEWVPGAGHILPADKCCPQVLGFLDRHPL, from the coding sequence ATGCCTAAGGCCGACCTAGGGGACGTTCGCCTCAATTACGAGGTTCACGGGGAAGGGGACCCGCTGGTCCTCATCACCGGGCTGGGGGGCGAGATATCCTTCTGGAAGAAGTACGTCCCGCAGCTGAGCCGGAAGCACCAGATCATCGTCCTGGACAACCGCGGGGCTGGGGAGACGGAATATCCTTCCTCGCTCTTTACCATGAGCACCCTGGCCGACGACATCGTACAGCTCTTGGACTCCTTGAACGTGGAACGTTCCCATGTTCTGGGATGGTCCATGGGCGGCAACGTGGCCCAGGAGATTGCCATAAATCACCGTGACAGGGTCGGCTCTCTAGTGCTCATGTCCACCTACGCCCGCCGGCCGGAGCGCTCGGCCTTCGCCATCGACACCATGATCCGTACCGTGGACGAAGGGGCCACCTTCGACTCGCTGATGGAGCTAATGCAGTCCTGGTGCCTGCCAGAGGACTATTTTCGCCGGTTGGCCTTGGCCAAACCGGCCCAGCGCCGCCAGAACGGCAACGGAAAAAGGGCTGCGGAGGGATTCAGGGCCCAGAAACTGGCCTTGGACCTTTTCGACAGTCACGAACGTCTTTGCGGCATCACTTCTCCCACCCTGATATTGCACGGGGACGAGGACATCATGGTGGCGCCGCACTTCGCGGTCGAACTTATGAACAGGATCGAAGGGGCAGAGGTCGAATGGGTGCCCGGGGCAGGTCACATCCTGCCCGCGGACAAGTGCTGCCCGCAGGTCCTCGGGTTCCTGGACCGACACCCGCTCTGA
- the twy1 gene encoding 4-demethylwyosine synthase TYW1 translates to MKDDLREILQKQQYRLCGDHAGVKLCHWMKQSLLKGRTCYKQDFYGIRSHRCLQMTPVVNDCTHNCLFCWRVRGFESSVSKWQEPEVVLDTCIEGQRQLVTGFKGDPRCSPVMWEEARQPKQVAISLAGEPTMYPYLGDFIELCHRRGMTTFLVTNGTFPEVLENLSTLPTQLYVTLAAPNEDIYRNLCVPRIPDGWQRLRRTLELLPSLSTRTVIRHTLVKDWNLGWEKEYAQLDRLADPTFVEPKGFVFVGDSRRRMSMDNMPSHAEVLEFGRRVAEELGIVLLKEKSDSRVAVFGEAGTDTKIPGLD, encoded by the coding sequence ATGAAGGACGACCTGCGGGAGATACTGCAGAAGCAGCAGTACCGACTGTGCGGGGACCATGCCGGGGTCAAGCTGTGCCACTGGATGAAGCAGAGCCTGCTGAAGGGGCGCACCTGCTACAAGCAGGACTTCTATGGCATTCGTTCGCATCGCTGCCTGCAGATGACCCCGGTGGTGAACGATTGCACGCACAACTGCCTCTTCTGCTGGCGGGTGCGCGGCTTCGAATCGTCGGTGAGCAAATGGCAAGAACCAGAGGTGGTGCTGGACACCTGCATCGAAGGGCAAAGGCAGCTGGTCACCGGGTTCAAGGGGGACCCTCGCTGCTCGCCGGTTATGTGGGAGGAGGCCAGACAGCCTAAGCAGGTAGCGATCTCTTTGGCCGGCGAACCTACCATGTACCCATACCTGGGCGACTTCATCGAGCTCTGCCACCGGCGGGGCATGACCACCTTCCTGGTCACCAACGGGACGTTCCCGGAGGTGCTGGAGAACTTGAGCACGCTGCCTACCCAGCTGTACGTCACCTTAGCCGCCCCCAACGAGGACATCTACCGGAACCTGTGCGTTCCGCGCATCCCGGACGGATGGCAGCGGCTTAGAAGAACGCTCGAGCTACTGCCGTCCCTGAGCACCAGGACGGTGATCAGGCACACCCTGGTCAAGGACTGGAACCTGGGCTGGGAGAAGGAATACGCCCAGCTGGACCGCCTGGCCGACCCGACCTTCGTGGAACCCAAGGGCTTTGTTTTCGTAGGAGACTCCCGCCGACGCATGTCCATGGACAACATGCCCTCGCACGCCGAAGTACTGGAGTTCGGAAGGCGGGTGGCCGAGGAGCTGGGCATCGTTCTATTGAAAGAGAAGTCTGACAGCCGCGTGGCCGTGTTCGGCGAGGCGGGGACGGACACTAAGATACCAGGCTTGGATTAG
- a CDS encoding replication factor C large subunit, whose translation MGDDWTELYRPKKLSEVVGNPKVIKELQQWAISWEEGHPSQKAAVLMGPPGVGKTSAALALANDFSWGVVEMNASDQRNAEAIKKIAGRGSRSETFNDDGEFLSSKDGHLKLIILDEADSIFGGVDTGGVPAIADLVANTRQPVILIVNDFYELSRKSAAIKNNTLQLKVSKVQGNTMRNVLRKIALDQGIEVPQRVFETIIENSNGDMRAAVRDLQAVAEGNLNIGDDDAFVLQSRMSVKSMYDLMRDILHEGDVNRAKRTIMDVDETPEHVMMWLDENVPQEYKQPEDLERAYRHLSRADIFLKWTGRRQYYRLWAYASDHLSVGVTSSKSRPSRSWVQYRFPMYIMKMSRSKATRGMKTGIARKISECTHTSTRRSAQDVLPYFTAIFRADKEYRLAMIKEMKLDTEEVAFILDKKVDSAEVKHLMAEAEKLRGVSEPATGKATTAEPPEEEKKPEKRPEPKGKQSSLFEYSG comes from the coding sequence ATGGGTGACGATTGGACCGAGCTGTACCGGCCGAAAAAGCTGTCGGAAGTGGTCGGCAATCCCAAGGTGATCAAGGAGCTGCAGCAGTGGGCCATATCCTGGGAGGAAGGTCACCCTTCGCAGAAGGCCGCGGTGCTAATGGGACCACCTGGCGTTGGCAAGACCAGCGCGGCCCTGGCCCTGGCCAACGACTTCAGCTGGGGGGTGGTAGAGATGAACGCCTCCGACCAAAGGAACGCCGAGGCCATAAAGAAGATAGCCGGACGCGGCTCCCGTTCGGAAACGTTCAACGACGACGGCGAGTTCCTTTCCAGCAAGGACGGTCATCTCAAGCTGATCATACTGGACGAAGCGGACAGCATCTTCGGCGGGGTGGACACCGGGGGAGTGCCGGCCATAGCTGACCTGGTGGCCAACACCAGGCAGCCGGTCATCCTGATCGTCAATGATTTCTACGAGCTGAGCCGGAAGAGCGCGGCGATCAAGAATAACACCCTGCAGCTGAAGGTCAGTAAGGTGCAAGGAAACACAATGCGCAACGTGCTACGCAAGATCGCCCTGGACCAGGGGATCGAGGTGCCGCAGCGGGTCTTCGAGACCATCATCGAGAATTCCAATGGGGACATGCGGGCGGCGGTGCGGGACCTGCAGGCCGTGGCCGAAGGCAACCTCAACATCGGCGACGACGACGCCTTCGTGCTGCAGAGCCGCATGTCGGTCAAGAGCATGTACGACCTGATGCGGGACATCCTTCACGAGGGGGACGTCAACCGAGCAAAGCGCACCATTATGGACGTGGACGAGACGCCTGAACATGTCATGATGTGGCTGGACGAGAACGTACCGCAGGAGTACAAGCAGCCCGAGGACCTGGAACGGGCCTACAGGCACTTGTCCCGGGCCGACATCTTCCTTAAATGGACCGGCCGGCGCCAATACTATCGTCTGTGGGCCTACGCCAGCGATCACCTGTCCGTGGGCGTCACCTCTTCCAAGTCCCGCCCCAGCCGGAGCTGGGTGCAGTACCGCTTCCCCATGTACATAATGAAGATGTCCCGCAGCAAGGCCACGCGCGGAATGAAGACCGGCATCGCCCGCAAGATATCCGAATGCACCCACACCTCCACCCGCCGCTCGGCCCAGGACGTGCTTCCATACTTCACCGCCATCTTCCGGGCCGATAAAGAGTATCGATTGGCCATGATCAAGGAGATGAAGCTAGACACGGAAGAGGTCGCCTTCATACTGGACAAGAAGGTGGACTCGGCCGAGGTCAAGCACCTGATGGCCGAGGCGGAAAAGCTCCGTGGGGTAAGTGAACCAGCAACAGGAAAGGCCACAACGGCCGAGCCTCCCGAAGAGGAGAAGAAACCGGAAAAACGGCCGGAGCCTAAGGGCAAGCAGAGCTCCCTTTTCGAATACAGCGGGTGA